TCGAACCAGTAGAGACCGGGGGAATCGGCGCTTTCGGCCATGGGAAAGATCCCGGCGGCGTAGGCACGCAACAGCAGCATGGCGTCGAGCGTGAACATGGTCCCCTTGCGGATGGTCGGACGGGACGGTCGGAACAAGACCCCATCCCGTGCTATGACGGGGCCGGGGTTAAACGGCAACTGGGGTGTGCTGAGAATGATGGCAAGGGCATGGAAGCGAAAGGGCGCCATCGCCGCCCTGCTGGCCGGCATGGTTTTGGCCGCGGCACCGGCACCGGCCCAGACGGTGGGGGAACCGGGAAAGTTCGATTACTATGTGCTGAGCCTCTCGTGGTCGCCGGCCTTCTGCGCCGGACGCCCGGCGGACAAGCAGCCGGAGCAATGCCGTGCCACCCCACGGTTCGGCTTCATCGTTCACGGCCTGTGGCCCCAGCACGCCAAGGGCGGCTGGCCCGAACGCTGCTCGGCGGAGCGGCGGATCCCCCAGGCGGTGATCGACAAGACCCTGCCGCTGATGCCGTCCAAGGGCCTGATCCTGCATGAATGGCTGAAGCACGGCACCTGCTCGGGCAAGAATCCCGCCGCTTACTTCGCCGATATGGCGGCGGCCCGCGCCCGCGTGACCCTGCCGCCGGAAGCCGCCAGCGCCACCCCGCCCGCCCCGGTCCCGGCGGAGGTGCTGCGCGACCGGCTGATCGCCGCCAACCCCGGCCTGACGGCGCAATCGCTGGCGCTGGTGTGCAGCGGCCCACGGGTGGCGGAGGTGCGCCTGTGTCTGAACCCGGACCTGAGCTTCCGCGCCTGCTCACCCGACGTCCGCACCACCTGCCGCCGCGGCGCCGTGCTGAGCGGGGAGTGACCCCTCCCCCTGCACCGGCATCACCCGCGGAAAGGTCAGGGTGAAGCGGGTGCCCTTGCCGGGTTCGCTGTGGGCCTGGATGGTGCCGCGCAGGGTGGCGGTGACCAGATTGTAGACGATGTGCAGCCCCAGCCCGCTGCCGCCGCTGCCCCGGCGGGTGGTGAAGAAGGGGTCGAAGATCTTCGGCAGCACATCGGCCGGGATGCCGCGGCCGTCGTCGGCGAAGGTCAGAACCACCCGGCCGCCGGTGGGGCAGCGCACGGTGATGGCGATGCTGCCCCCCGGCCCGGCGTCGAAGGCGTGCAGCAGCGCGTTCATCACCAGATTGGTCAGGATCTGCGACACCGCCCCCGGATAGCCGTCGATCTCCAGATCCTCGCCGCAGTCCACGGTGACGCGGCAGGCGGCGGTGCGCAGGCCGGGGCCCAGGCTGCGCAGCGCCTCCTCGATGTAGGATTTCAGGGGGAAGCGGCGCCGCTCCTCGCTCGACTGGTCGATGGCGACCATCTTGAAGCTCTGGATCAGGTCGGCGGCCCGCTGGCTGTTGGCGAGGATCAGGTCCGACAGATCCCCCGCCATCCCCAGGAACCGCTCGAAATCGCTGCGCTTCATGGTGCGGGCGGCGTGCAGGCCGCGGATGTCCTCCACCTCGATCTGAAGCTGGGAGGCGCCGGTGACGGTGATGCCGATGGGGGTGTTGACCTCGTGCGCCACCCCGGCCACCAATTGGCCGAGGGAGGCCATCTTTTCCGCCTGGATCAGGCTGCGCTGGGCGTCCTTCAGGTCCGACAGCGCCCGTTCGGCGGCATCGCGGGAGCGCTGGAGTTCGCCGCGGATGCGTTCCTGTTCGGTGATGTCGGTGAAGGTCAGCACCGCACCGCCATGATCGGCGGACTGGCCCTGAATCAGCATGGCGCGCCCGTCGGGCAGCGCCCGTTCCACCATCAGGGGCTGCCCCGCCGACAGCACGCCCGTAACGCGCTGGAAGATGCTGTCCGCCGTCTGGCCGGGGGGCAGGCGGCCCGCGGCCTCCTCCTCCCGCAGCATCGCGACGAAGGGGGTGCCGGGGGTCAGCAGGGAGGCGGAATAGCCGGTCACCTCCCCCAGCCGCTCGTTGGCCAGCCGCACCGTCCAATCGGCGTCCAGCATCAGCAGGCCGCTGGGCATGGCCGCCACGGCGGTGGACAGCTCCTCCGACGCACGGGCCAGGGCGGCTTCGGCCTCCATCTCGCGTGTCACGTCCACCACGACCGATTGCGCCGCCGGCTCGCCCATCCAATCGATGCGGCGGTCCCACAGCTCCACCCAATAATCGCCGCCGCCGGGCCGCAGGTTGCGCAGGCGGCGGCGGGGCATCACCTCCCCCGTCGCGATCAGGCGGCGGTAGGTGGCCAGCGCGTCCGCCTGGTTTTCCGGCGGAATGAGCGTCAGCAGGCTGGGCATGGCCAGCACGTCGGCCACCCCGACCCCGACGACGGCGGCATAGGCGTCGTTGGCGTAGAGGGGGCTGAAATTCCGGTGAATGACGATGCCCTGGATCGAGCCTTCGACCAGATCGCGGAACCGCCGTTCCTCCTCGGCCAACGCCTGCTGGCGCCGCCCGATCTCGTCGATGAAGAAACGGATGGATGCGGCGATGTCGGTGATCTCGTCGTTCCCGCCCACCGGGATGGCGACGCCGGCATCCACAACCGCCCCGCGGGTGGCGCGCAGGGCCGACAGCCGGCCCAGCACCGCATGATTGAGCGCCAGAAGACGGGTGGACAGGGACGCGCGGAACAGGAAATAGACCGCCGCCGCCACCATCACCGACAAGGCCGCCAGCATCAGCACCAGCCGGCTTTCGCGGTCGATCATCATGCCCAGCGACAAGGTGCGCTCGCGGGCCTGGGCCTGGATGTCGTCGAACAGGCTGTGGGCGGCGCGGTCCAGGGTTTCCACCAGCACCCGCGACTGGCTGAGCAGCCCCTGCGCCCGGTAGCGGGCCTGAAGCCGGGCGGCGGCGGCGGCGAACACCCCGTCGTCGCCCAGCAGCACCGATTCCAGATCCCGTTCCAGCCGGTCCATGGCCGCGTGCACCGGCGCCGGCAGGCCGGGGCCGCTGACCGGCAGGCGGTGCAGGGCGTCGGCCACCTGCCGCTGTTCGCTGCGCAGACGGTTCAGGTGGTCGAGCTGGATGGCCGCCGCCGTGCGGGTGACCAGCGCCCCCACCCGCACCGCCCACGGCCCCAGCGCCCGCAGCGCCGCGTCCCCCGCCGGGCCGGCGCCGGCCTGATCCCCGGCGGTGCCGGTCACCAGCCGGTCCATGCCATCCGTCAGCCGGTTCAGGGCGCCGATGGCCTGGGCCTGCCGGTCGGCGGCGGCGGCGTGGCGGCCCATTTCGGCGTCGAGATCCGCCACCGTCTGCGCCAGGATCGCCAGGGTGCTGTCGATCTGGTCCAGCACCTGCACCGTCTGGGGGGACGCGCCGGAACCGGCCAGCCCCCGGATGTCCCGCGTCTGCCCGGACAGGAAATCGATCTGGCGCGACGCTGCTTCCATGGCCGCGCGGCGCTGGGGGGAATTGCCGGCCACGGCCAGGGCGGGAAGCTGGGCGATCAGCTTCTGCATCTCGCTCAGCAGATTGGCGCCGGCCACCACATGGGGCACGGTGGCGGACGACAGGTGCGTCACCTCGCCGTCGAACTGGCGGAACGCGGTCAGCGATACGGCACCCATGCCCACCACCACCAGCCCCATCACCGTCAGCCCGACGGAGATGCGCACGGCGATCCCCACCCGCCGCCGTTTCGGCATGGCATGGGGGGGTGGCGGAAACACCGGGGCCACGCTCACTTGCCCTCCTGCCCGGCGGCGGCGGGGGCGGGGGCGGCGGTCAGGGTCAACCGCCCGTCGCGGCGGGGGGCGATGCTGCCCGTGCGGGCCGCGGCGGCGATCACCAGGGTGGACAGGAATTCGGCGTCGCGGTCGTCGGTGATCCGCGGCGCCCGCGCCAGCATGGCATAGCCGTCGCCGCCCCCGGCCAGGAACCCCACCGTCGCCAGCCGGTAGCGGGCATCCGGGTCCACCGGCCGGCCGTTGACGGTCAGGGCGGTGATGCGCGCCCCCGGCGGACGGGCGAGATCGGCGGCCACCCGCACGCCCGACACGTGGGGAAAGCGCCCCTGCCCCTGTTCCACCGTGCTCAGGCCGTGCTCCAGCGCGGCGCGCAGCGCCTGGCCGGTGACGCCGATGACCACCACCGGGTCGGGGTACGGCAGTTCGGCGTGGATGTCGCGGCGGGTCAGTTCGGTTCCGGCGTCGTAATCCCGGTCGCCGCGGATGCCGCCCCCGTTGATCAGCGCCACGTCGGCGTCAAGGGCGGTGCGCATGGCATCGGTGACGGCGTTGGCGAAGGCGTTCTCCTCCTGCCGCACCCGCTCGCGGCGGGTGGTCATCGGCGCCTCCAGCCGCGCCACCCGCAGCCCGAGCTGGGCGCCCAGCCGGGCACGGTAGGACGCCACCCGCGCGGCGATGGCGGGGTCGGGGGTGACGGCGGCGGTGTCGATGACCCGCGGCTCGGCGGTCCAGCTCACCGGGCCCCCGCCGTCGGTGCCCTCCACCGACAGGTCGAGCGCCAGCACCTGCATGGCCTGGGGGGCCATGGTCAGGAACAGGGTCCGCCCCTCCCGCCCCTGGGCGAAGGCGTGGTTGCGGTCCTCGTACAGAACGATGTCGGCGGCCTGGGCGGCGATGGCGGCACGGTGGGTGTCGTCGCTGACCGTGGTCAGCACCACCACGAGATCGGCGCCGTCGGTGCGCAGGGCCGCGGCCTTTTCCGTCAGCGCCGCCCCCGCCGGCAGGAAGCGGGCGCGGGCGTCGGGATACATGGAGCCGTTGCGCACCGGCGTCAGCGCCAGCACGCCCAGACGCACGCTGCCGGCCTTCAGCACCACGGAATCGGCCAGCCCCTCCAGCGGGCGCCCGGTGGCGTTGTCCACGGCGGTGGAGCTGACGATGGGAAAGCCCGCTTCGAACGCGCGGGCCATCAGCGCATCCTCCCCATGATGGAAATCACGGTTCAGCGCCGCCATCACATCGGGTTCGATGTCGTTCAGCAGGTCGATCATATGGGCGCCGCGGTCGTAGAACGACAGCACGCTGGGCGCCAGGGTCTGTCCGCCGTGCAGAAGAAAGACGGTGCGGCCCGTCCGTTCCCGCTCCTGCCGGACCACCGCCGCCAGCCGGGCCAGACCGCCGCCCTGCCCCGGCACCCCATCGATTTCCGTGGTGGTGTGGACATAGAGCAGGGTTACCTTCTCCACCGCACCGGCCACGCCGGGCACGGCGCCGGTGGCGGCCATGCCGCACAGCCACAGCACCCCCAGCCGGCGGATGACAGCCGCACAGCCCACGCGGCGCAGGATGATCCCAAAAGTCACGGTTGCGTCTTATCTCCTCCGGCACCCGGCGGCGGAACCCGCCGGGGCGGAGCGGATTATGGGCCAGCAACTATCCTTGCGGAAGCATCCGCTGCGGACGTAGCGTCGCAACGCACCGGCGTGGGCATCGGACCGGGGCGGTCACTGGCGGTAATGCCCCGGTCCCATATAGAGGCCGCGGTGGTGGTCCATGTATTGCTGCAGAACGCCGGCCAGCTCCGCCATATGGCGGGCAGCCCCATGGGCACGGGCATGGGCGATGTCGTCGCGGATGAAGGCGGCGATCACCCGCTGGCCGGTCGGATCACGCTCCAGGCAGCAGCCCAACTCCGCCGCCACGATGGGCGGCAGGTGTTCGTGCTCGGCAATGGCATCGACTTCCGCTTCGCTCAGACCGCTGAGAGCGATGCAATCCACGATCGTCAGCATGGCACGGTTCCTCCCATCGTTGGAACCGGCCCGTTCCGGCGGCATGGCCGTCCGGCGTGGCGGAGCGATAAGGCACTCCGCCGGGTCAGACACGGAACCATCCGTGCCGCCCGGCGGAAACGCCCGCGCGTCGGGTCAGGTCAATGGGCCATCAGCACCGGCAGGCCGGCATGGCTCAGCATATACCGGGTCACGCCGCCCA
This DNA window, taken from Azospirillum fermentarium, encodes the following:
- a CDS encoding ribonuclease T2, producing MMARAWKRKGAIAALLAGMVLAAAPAPAQTVGEPGKFDYYVLSLSWSPAFCAGRPADKQPEQCRATPRFGFIVHGLWPQHAKGGWPERCSAERRIPQAVIDKTLPLMPSKGLILHEWLKHGTCSGKNPAAYFADMAAARARVTLPPEAASATPPAPVPAEVLRDRLIAANPGLTAQSLALVCSGPRVAEVRLCLNPDLSFRACSPDVRTTCRRGAVLSGE
- a CDS encoding ATP-binding protein, giving the protein MSVAPVFPPPPHAMPKRRRVGIAVRISVGLTVMGLVVVGMGAVSLTAFRQFDGEVTHLSSATVPHVVAGANLLSEMQKLIAQLPALAVAGNSPQRRAAMEAASRQIDFLSGQTRDIRGLAGSGASPQTVQVLDQIDSTLAILAQTVADLDAEMGRHAAAADRQAQAIGALNRLTDGMDRLVTGTAGDQAGAGPAGDAALRALGPWAVRVGALVTRTAAAIQLDHLNRLRSEQRQVADALHRLPVSGPGLPAPVHAAMDRLERDLESVLLGDDGVFAAAAARLQARYRAQGLLSQSRVLVETLDRAAHSLFDDIQAQARERTLSLGMMIDRESRLVLMLAALSVMVAAAVYFLFRASLSTRLLALNHAVLGRLSALRATRGAVVDAGVAIPVGGNDEITDIAASIRFFIDEIGRRQQALAEEERRFRDLVEGSIQGIVIHRNFSPLYANDAYAAVVGVGVADVLAMPSLLTLIPPENQADALATYRRLIATGEVMPRRRLRNLRPGGGDYWVELWDRRIDWMGEPAAQSVVVDVTREMEAEAALARASEELSTAVAAMPSGLLMLDADWTVRLANERLGEVTGYSASLLTPGTPFVAMLREEEAAGRLPPGQTADSIFQRVTGVLSAGQPLMVERALPDGRAMLIQGQSADHGGAVLTFTDITEQERIRGELQRSRDAAERALSDLKDAQRSLIQAEKMASLGQLVAGVAHEVNTPIGITVTGASQLQIEVEDIRGLHAARTMKRSDFERFLGMAGDLSDLILANSQRAADLIQSFKMVAIDQSSEERRRFPLKSYIEEALRSLGPGLRTAACRVTVDCGEDLEIDGYPGAVSQILTNLVMNALLHAFDAGPGGSIAITVRCPTGGRVVLTFADDGRGIPADVLPKIFDPFFTTRRGSGGSGLGLHIVYNLVTATLRGTIQAHSEPGKGTRFTLTFPRVMPVQGEGSLPAQHGAAAAGGADVG
- a CDS encoding bifunctional metallophosphatase/5'-nucleotidase is translated as MTFGIILRRVGCAAVIRRLGVLWLCGMAATGAVPGVAGAVEKVTLLYVHTTTEIDGVPGQGGGLARLAAVVRQERERTGRTVFLLHGGQTLAPSVLSFYDRGAHMIDLLNDIEPDVMAALNRDFHHGEDALMARAFEAGFPIVSSTAVDNATGRPLEGLADSVVLKAGSVRLGVLALTPVRNGSMYPDARARFLPAGAALTEKAAALRTDGADLVVVLTTVSDDTHRAAIAAQAADIVLYEDRNHAFAQGREGRTLFLTMAPQAMQVLALDLSVEGTDGGGPVSWTAEPRVIDTAAVTPDPAIAARVASYRARLGAQLGLRVARLEAPMTTRRERVRQEENAFANAVTDAMRTALDADVALINGGGIRGDRDYDAGTELTRRDIHAELPYPDPVVVIGVTGQALRAALEHGLSTVEQGQGRFPHVSGVRVAADLARPPGARITALTVNGRPVDPDARYRLATVGFLAGGGDGYAMLARAPRITDDRDAEFLSTLVIAAAARTGSIAPRRDGRLTLTAAPAPAAAGQEGK